One Companilactobacillus heilongjiangensis genomic window, ATCGTCCATTTCGTCTTCTATTTTTTCAACCGCTGCTGAACGAAGAAAGGCGGAAACACTGATATTTTTAGATTTCGCATAGTTCTTGATCATCTTTTCGTCCTGTTCATCTAAATAAAAGGATATAACTGCCATTTCCCGTCACCTACCTTATTTTCAAATACAGTTTATTATGTCGAATAGCTTTTTTCAATAGTTAACCTATTCACAATTCAACTTTATATAAAGATTATTCTATAATTTGATTAATTATTTTTATTCTCAAAAGACATTTTTGGCATTTAATGTATTTATGCCTATAACGACACAAAAATACGGCCCCCAACCTTACTGGTAGCCGTATTTTGATTTGGATTCAAACCTGTAAAATAGTCAAACTTTTTGATTAAAATTTTGGTACCGTTAACTTTTCCAAGTGCACCTATCCACTACATCTTCAACGTCATAGCGTTCAAAGCAACCACGACAGTTGACAATGACATGATGACCGCACCGACTGCAGGACTGAGGACAAATCCGACACCTGCTAAAATTCCGGCAGCTAATGGAATAGCTAGAATGTTATATCCAGCTCCCCACCAGAGATTTTCAATTGTCTTCATATAAGTGTTGTGTGACAACTTCAAGAATTTAATGATGTCGCTTGGATCTGAATTGTAAAGGACAACTTGAGCTGAATCAATCGCAACATCAGTCCCAGCACCAATAGCAACACCGATAGTAGCTGAAGCCAAACTTGGAGCATCATTGATACCATCTCCGACCATCATGACATGGTGACCGTCAAGTTCGAGTTGTTTGATAACATTGTGTTTATCTTCGGGCAATAATTCACCACGGAACTCGTCGATTCCCATTTGTTTAGCCATGATAGCGGCAGCTTCTTTATTATCACCAGTCAACATGATTGGAGTAATATTTCTAGCTTTTAATTCTTTAATAAATTCAACAGTATTCTTCTTGATCGTATCGCCCAATGCGACGAATCCGAGAACCTTACCATTGTTAACTAAGAAACTGATGGTATTACCTTTATCAAGGTATGTTTGAACCAATTTCTTATCGACTGCAATCTTGTTTTCGTTGAGATACTTCATATTAACTAGATAATAATCTTGGTCCTTCAAAGTGGCACTCATACCATAACCCTTGAGAGCCTTGACATTATCCAAAATTTCGGGTGTTACTTTTTTATCTTTAGCATATTGCACAATACTGTTGGCAATTGGGTGACTTGAGCTACCTTCGATACCAGCAATGATAGCTAACAAGCCATTGTTATCAATTGATGAATCAGTACTTTGAAGTCCATTAACAGTAAATTTACCTTCAGTTAAAGTACCAGTCTTATCCATGGCAACGTAATCAATTTTGCGACTGTTTTCAATAGCTTGGTTATCACGGATAATCAAACCATTTGTGGCAGCGATTGATGTACTACGTGACATAACTAGTGGAATAGCCAATCCTAAAGCATGTGGACAAGCGATAACTAGAACGGTTACCAAACGGTTTAAAGCAGTATTCATATCTCCGAAAATCAACCAGTAAACGAATGACAATAGTCCGACTGTTAAAGCAGCATAGAACAACCAACCAGAAACTCGATCAGCTAACATTTGTGTCTTAGAACGTTTACTTTGTGCGTCAGAAACCAACTTACTAATTTGTGACAAGTAACCTTCACCAGCAGATTTATCAACTTGTACTTTGATAGTGCTGTCACCGTTGATTGAACCGCCAACAACTTTACTGCCGATTTCCTTTTTAACAGCTTTAGATTCACCGGTAATTAATGATTCATTGATGTAACCAGATCCAGCAATAACGTGACCATCAAGAGGAACTGATTCACCGGCACGAACTTCAACAATATCGTCCTTTTTAACCATTGAAATATCGTGATCCATTGTTTCTTCACCATGAACCATGTGAACTTGGTTAGGAACAAGTGAAGCAATCTTTTGTAAAGCATTACCAGCACTCATTGTGGATTTCATTTCAATCCAGTGACCCAGCAACATGATGACAATCAACGATGCCAACTCCCAGAAGAAATCCATAATGTGCGTTGAAGAATGTAACAGGTCGTTCATAACAAAGGCGTAGAGACTGTAAATATAAGCAACACTGATACCCATTGTAATCAAGGTCATCATCGCTGGCTTTTTCTCAGCCAATTCACCACGAGCACCGGTTAGAAATGGTTTCCCACCGTAGAAGTAAAGTGCTGTGGATAAAATCAACACAATCCAATCAGAGCCTGGAAACTGAAATTGAAATGGCAAATGCAATCCCATAAATGGCGACAAGATAAAGACTGGAATCGCTAGAGCTAGTGAAATCCAAAATTTTTGTCTTAAATCACCCATGTCCATCATGTGACCACCATGCATCATCATATCGTGACCACTAGACATATCCATTTTCATATCTTCGTGCTTCATATCCATATCTTTCATATCCATATTTTTCATAGTATCATCACCCTTACTTCAAATCAGCTTCCAAACAGTCACATTCGACTTCTTCTGGGGCTGTCTTAGCTTTTTCATTCAATGTAGCAATCATTTTTGCAATATCAGCTTGAGAAATTGCTGAAGATTCAATTAATTCATTAATAGCGTTACCTTTTCGCATGCAACAAAGATTATCAAATAGATCAGTCACATTCTCTTTAATCGCTACGTCCTCTTGAATCGTTGGTTGGTAAACGTAAGGACGCTTATCTTCAATTGCTTTTAGAAAATGCTTTTTTTGGAGCCGAATAATTAAAGTCTTAATTGTGGCAGCTTTCCAATCAGTCTTTTGTTCTAGGATTTCAATGACCTGTTTACTAGTGGCCTGTCCTAGAGTCCAAATAATTCGCATCACTTGCCATTCGGCCCGGCTCATTGTTTCAACTTCTTTCATGTCATTTCCTCTTTGGTTTACATTTGTAATCTTCTTAACAATTCATAGTTTACAACTGTAAACCTTAAAAGTAAAGCCTTATTACTTATTTTTGTTTTTCCGCCAACGGGAGAGATAGATGCCATCGCCCTGTGACCGGTGCGAGCCAAGGTCTCGCGCCTCGATTTTGAGCTTTGCAGAAACCGCAAATCTCAAAATACGTCAGTGGAGTAAGAGCTGAAGTTCTTACTCCACTTGCACTGCTGGTAGACTATCTCTCTCCCGCTGGCTCTTGTTTTTGTTGGCTTCTGCTTGATTAGTTGATTGATATAAACTGCATAGAATACCTTATGTATATCTGAAAGTAATGAATCTGACAAAATTGATACTGGATTCGAAGTCACGTTCACTACTTTATATTGACTGAATACAATACAAAGCTTGATATATCAGAACTTAAAGTATCAATATTAATCAATTTATATTACCCAAATTAGAACCACCTCGAATCATTTTCACTGATTCTATTACATACTTAATAATTGTTCAAAAATTCAAATTTTAAATTCTAAAAATTAATATAATTCAGAAGACACTTAGGGACAAAAAAATACCCATGATAAGTTAGAAATAAATCTAACTATCATGGGTATTATTAATTTCAATTTATACATTCAAATATCAAGATAACCTAGCCGGAGGTCGACAGTGATGATGAAGACAGCTGTGCAAGTGGAGTTAGGGATTTATCCCTTACTCCACCGACGTATTTTGAAATTCGAGTGGTTTTCTCGAAGTTCAAAATCGAGGTGTGAGACTTTGGCTCACACCGGTTAGCAGGCTTACATCATCACTGTCGACCGTAGGCGGCACAGCTATCTAATAGGACATGCACCACCGGCACAGTCTGATTGATCAACCAATTCGATATCTTTCTTATCGTGATTATCATTTTGTTCAGCGAAGACAGCAGCAACATTTTCGTTTACTTCTGATTCACGTTCTTGATAAACTTTCTTATCGATTGGTTCCTTAGGAGCTTGCTTAAAGTCAGCACCACTGTATGGCAATAGTGATGTTGATTTTGTGACATGTCTGTATTGATACATCAAAGGTGCGATTTGATCGGCTTCATTTGGTTGGAATGTAATCGTACAACTAACCGCATTATCTGACCAGTAAGTTTGTAAGAATGCTTGTGTAGCAAATTGTTCAGCAATTGAAACTGAACCGGCAGAAGCAAAGTTAGGGTCGTCGGCATTAGCAGCTTTAACTGGGAATTCAACGCACATTGTATGTTTTGTATAAACGTCAGGTTCAATCTTGTATCCACAAGCCTTTAGAGCTGGCAACAATGGATCAGAGTCTTGGAATCTGATTCTTTGAATTAAGTAACCTGCATAGTGGAAATGCATACCTTCGGAAACACCAGCCAATTTAGCAACTGTACCTGATGGTTTAACAGTTGTGTGCTTGATTGATGGTTTACATCCAAGAGCGTTTGAGTACTCCTTGTCAGCTTCAACGACTGTGTGATACAAGCCATCGAATTTCTTCACAACGCGTTGAT contains:
- the relB gene encoding type II toxin-antitoxin system RelB family antitoxin, giving the protein MAVISFYLDEQDEKMIKNYAKSKNISVSAFLRSAAVEKIEDEMDDQLYERALCNSDDHCPDISLDQVRKALEAYC
- a CDS encoding heavy metal translocating P-type ATPase, whose translation is MKNMDMKDMDMKHEDMKMDMSSGHDMMMHGGHMMDMGDLRQKFWISLALAIPVFILSPFMGLHLPFQFQFPGSDWIVLILSTALYFYGGKPFLTGARGELAEKKPAMMTLITMGISVAYIYSLYAFVMNDLLHSSTHIMDFFWELASLIVIMLLGHWIEMKSTMSAGNALQKIASLVPNQVHMVHGEETMDHDISMVKKDDIVEVRAGESVPLDGHVIAGSGYINESLITGESKAVKKEIGSKVVGGSINGDSTIKVQVDKSAGEGYLSQISKLVSDAQSKRSKTQMLADRVSGWLFYAALTVGLLSFVYWLIFGDMNTALNRLVTVLVIACPHALGLAIPLVMSRSTSIAATNGLIIRDNQAIENSRKIDYVAMDKTGTLTEGKFTVNGLQSTDSSIDNNGLLAIIAGIEGSSSHPIANSIVQYAKDKKVTPEILDNVKALKGYGMSATLKDQDYYLVNMKYLNENKIAVDKKLVQTYLDKGNTISFLVNNGKVLGFVALGDTIKKNTVEFIKELKARNITPIMLTGDNKEAAAIMAKQMGIDEFRGELLPEDKHNVIKQLELDGHHVMMVGDGINDAPSLASATIGVAIGAGTDVAIDSAQVVLYNSDPSDIIKFLKLSHNTYMKTIENLWWGAGYNILAIPLAAGILAGVGFVLSPAVGAVIMSLSTVVVALNAMTLKM
- a CDS encoding CopY/TcrY family copper transport repressor, which translates into the protein MKEVETMSRAEWQVMRIIWTLGQATSKQVIEILEQKTDWKAATIKTLIIRLQKKHFLKAIEDKRPYVYQPTIQEDVAIKENVTDLFDNLCCMRKGNAINELIESSAISQADIAKMIATLNEKAKTAPEEVECDCLEADLK